The following are from one region of the Thermococcus cleftensis genome:
- a CDS encoding MFS transporter — MEWLGRFKLLFALTYAGFLGNIAVIYYLSRGLSYGEIGLATAVAGLGFFLFEVPTGVIGDKVSRKTSVLIGFIIMPFSTSLLLFLRSFWVLLLHELLGTLGASFVSGSIQAWLFDNLRAEGMEGQFREIWRSIQKLALIVSSATTVAGGFIAQFFGFEVAIALTAVLQVFLIPLAFSIPEMGFSKPELSYTLHLLSSWRELRKPEISWLIAYLLSVTLALGQFRKFFEPYLGDILAAYLGTTIMGTLGILGLVEVLVRTVPRYMGIALRGRAGRILHGLAPVGIPLATVLSVLYHNPLIIVLLGVAASLLASAFTFNFSVEFQKRVSSEKRATVVSLRNMVLAFATSAFYVVYGFATDSLGLSRARLLFALGFLVVGGLFKFLSAGPLRGYLGFEA, encoded by the coding sequence ATGGAATGGCTTGGACGCTTTAAGCTCCTCTTCGCCCTGACCTACGCCGGATTTCTGGGCAACATAGCCGTTATATACTACCTTTCACGGGGCCTGAGCTACGGCGAGATAGGTCTCGCGACGGCCGTTGCCGGGCTAGGTTTCTTTCTGTTTGAGGTTCCAACGGGGGTTATCGGGGACAAGGTGAGCAGAAAAACAAGCGTGCTGATTGGTTTCATTATAATGCCGTTTTCAACGTCCCTCCTCCTCTTTCTGAGAAGCTTCTGGGTTCTCCTGCTCCATGAACTCCTAGGAACCCTCGGGGCGTCCTTTGTCAGCGGGAGCATTCAGGCGTGGCTCTTTGACAACCTCAGGGCGGAGGGCATGGAAGGTCAGTTCAGGGAGATATGGCGCTCAATCCAAAAGCTTGCCCTGATAGTCAGCTCTGCCACAACCGTTGCCGGGGGGTTCATAGCCCAGTTCTTTGGCTTCGAGGTGGCCATAGCCCTTACGGCCGTCCTTCAGGTGTTCCTGATTCCCCTCGCCTTTAGCATACCCGAGATGGGCTTTTCCAAACCCGAACTTTCCTACACCCTCCACCTTCTGAGCTCGTGGCGTGAACTCAGGAAGCCGGAAATCTCGTGGCTCATCGCCTACCTCCTCTCGGTCACGCTCGCCCTTGGGCAGTTCAGGAAGTTCTTCGAGCCCTACCTGGGAGACATCTTGGCAGCTTACCTTGGGACGACGATAATGGGGACCCTTGGAATACTCGGACTCGTCGAGGTGCTCGTTAGAACAGTCCCCCGGTACATGGGGATCGCCCTCCGCGGGAGGGCCGGCCGCATCCTTCACGGGCTTGCCCCCGTTGGCATACCCCTGGCAACCGTTCTCTCGGTCCTTTACCACAATCCCCTGATTATAGTCCTCCTTGGAGTTGCCGCATCGCTCCTTGCCTCTGCGTTTACCTTTAACTTCTCGGTCGAATTCCAGAAGAGGGTTTCGAGCGAGAAGAGGGCGACGGTGGTATCGCTGAGGAACATGGTTCTCGCCTTTGCAACTTCTGCGTTCTATGTGGTTTATGGCTTTGCAACGGACTCCCTCGGCCTTTCAAGGGCGAGACTTCTCTTCGCGCTGGGTTTTCTCGTTGTTGGAGGTTTGTTCAAGTTTCTGAGCGCCGGCCCCCTCAGGGGTTACCTGGGGTTTGAGGCATGA